In the Candidatus Mycosynbacter amalyticus genome, one interval contains:
- the atpD gene encoding F0F1 ATP synthase subunit beta, which yields MTKIATKTDVGHITQVVGVVVDVEFADGVKLPAIYDALHVAQNDKTITLEVAQHLDEHTVRTIALSSTDGIRRGQDAVATRAPISVPVGAETQGRMFNVVGEPIDNKPALTGKRAPIHRQPPALTEQSNTAEILETGIKVIDLIAPLTKGGKAGLFAGAGVGKTVLIQELINNIAEYHKGNSVFAGVGERTREGKDLYEELADSGVLDKTSLVFGQMNEPPGARLRVALSGLAMAESFRDEGKDVLLFVDNIFRYTQAGAEVSALLGRLPSAVGYQPNLQQEMGALQERITSTKNGSITSVQAVYVPADDFTDPAPATTFAHLDATIVMNRALTEIGIYPAVDVLDSTSGSLDPEVVGDEHYRVAREVQRVLQEYKDLQDIIAILGMEELSDEQKQTVNRARRLQRFFAQPFHVAEQFTGNKGVYVKLEDTIKDAADILAGKYDDKPESWFYMAPGALSEKKD from the coding sequence ATGACTAAGATAGCGACAAAGACAGATGTCGGCCATATTACCCAAGTTGTGGGTGTGGTCGTAGATGTAGAGTTTGCAGATGGCGTCAAGCTACCTGCGATCTACGACGCGCTCCATGTAGCGCAAAACGACAAGACAATCACTCTCGAGGTTGCACAACACCTCGACGAGCATACGGTTCGCACGATTGCCCTCAGTAGTACCGACGGCATTCGTCGCGGCCAGGATGCAGTTGCGACACGCGCACCTATTTCAGTACCAGTTGGTGCTGAGACTCAAGGGCGTATGTTCAATGTCGTCGGTGAGCCGATCGACAATAAACCCGCCCTCACTGGCAAGCGTGCGCCAATTCACCGTCAACCACCTGCTTTGACGGAGCAGTCAAACACCGCCGAAATCCTCGAAACAGGTATCAAGGTGATCGATTTGATTGCCCCACTCACTAAAGGCGGTAAAGCTGGTCTCTTTGCCGGTGCGGGTGTCGGTAAAACCGTCCTCATCCAGGAGCTGATCAACAATATCGCTGAATACCACAAAGGTAACTCGGTTTTTGCTGGTGTCGGTGAGCGTACTCGCGAAGGTAAGGACCTTTACGAGGAGCTTGCAGACAGCGGCGTGCTCGACAAGACCTCACTCGTCTTCGGTCAGATGAACGAACCACCAGGAGCACGTCTGCGTGTGGCACTATCTGGCCTCGCGATGGCCGAGAGCTTCCGCGACGAAGGCAAAGACGTACTATTGTTCGTCGACAATATCTTCCGCTACACCCAGGCCGGTGCCGAGGTGTCAGCACTTCTCGGTCGCCTTCCGTCTGCGGTAGGCTACCAGCCAAACCTCCAGCAGGAAATGGGTGCACTCCAAGAGCGAATTACTTCTACGAAGAACGGTTCGATTACCTCTGTGCAAGCTGTCTACGTCCCTGCCGACGACTTTACCGACCCAGCGCCAGCCACCACGTTCGCCCACCTGGACGCGACAATCGTGATGAACCGTGCGTTGACCGAAATCGGTATTTATCCTGCCGTTGACGTGCTTGACAGTACCAGCGGTAGCCTCGACCCAGAGGTCGTGGGCGACGAACACTACCGTGTTGCTCGCGAAGTACAACGAGTACTGCAGGAATACAAAGACTTGCAGGACATCATCGCGATCCTCGGTATGGAAGAGCTGTCTGACGAGCAGAAGCAGACGGTCAACCGTGCGCGCCGCTTGCAGCGATTCTTTGCACAGCCGTTCCACGTTGCTGAGCAGTTCACTGGCAACAAGGGTGTCTACGTTAAGCTTGAGGACACAATCAAAGATGCGGCCGATATCTTGGCTGGCAAGTATGACGACAAGCCGGAGAGCTGGTTCTATATGGCGCCAGGCGCGCTGAGCGAGAAAAAAGACTAG
- the atpA gene encoding F0F1 ATP synthase subunit alpha, with protein MATELSVTELSQDLRDAIAKLDVSGDLETVGIVTRVGDGVAWVHGLRSAGYSEVLLIEGADGETVEAFALNLNEDEIGAVLLGSDESVQAGAKVTLKGTVLDVPVGPELLGRVVDPLGNPLDGGPAIKTKQRGLVEREAIGVIGRKHVHEPMMTGIMSIDAMFPIGRGQRELIIGDRQTGKTAIAIDTMINQGRQKTGVINVYVAIGQKLSKIARLVERLKEEGVMDQTIIVATGPSDPASLLYLAPYAATAMGEYFRDNKEHALIIYDDLTKHAVAYRQMSLLLRRPPGREAFPGDVFYLHSRLLERSAKLTDELGAGSLTALPIIETQAGDISAYVPTNVISITDGQIFLETDLFNQGIRPAISAGLSVSRVGGDAQTKSVKSVGSHLKLGLSQFRELASFAQFGSDLDEATKNQIEKGQRLTELLKQHQYQPASVWEQTASIYAVSEGAFDKVPVAKIKEVQTALLTRLWTDHKKDMQELTKGDEKISGDSKFAKLILKTATTVAKGFED; from the coding sequence ATGGCAACAGAATTATCAGTTACAGAACTTTCCCAGGATCTCCGCGACGCGATTGCTAAACTCGACGTCTCCGGTGATCTTGAAACGGTCGGCATCGTCACCCGTGTTGGTGATGGTGTGGCCTGGGTGCATGGCCTGCGTAGCGCTGGTTACAGCGAAGTACTTTTGATCGAAGGTGCAGACGGCGAAACCGTCGAAGCATTCGCGTTGAACCTCAACGAAGATGAAATAGGTGCGGTGCTACTGGGTAGCGACGAATCAGTGCAAGCTGGCGCAAAAGTCACTCTCAAGGGCACTGTCCTCGACGTGCCTGTCGGCCCAGAACTTCTCGGTCGTGTGGTCGACCCACTCGGAAACCCACTTGACGGTGGTCCAGCGATCAAAACAAAGCAGCGCGGACTCGTAGAGCGCGAAGCAATCGGTGTTATTGGCCGTAAACACGTCCACGAACCAATGATGACCGGTATCATGTCGATTGACGCCATGTTCCCTATCGGTCGTGGTCAGCGCGAGCTGATTATCGGTGACCGTCAGACGGGCAAGACGGCTATTGCTATCGACACCATGATCAACCAAGGTCGCCAAAAGACCGGTGTGATTAATGTGTATGTCGCGATTGGTCAAAAGCTTAGTAAAATCGCGCGACTTGTTGAACGTCTTAAAGAAGAAGGCGTGATGGATCAGACGATCATCGTCGCGACCGGTCCAAGCGACCCTGCGTCACTCCTGTACCTTGCGCCGTATGCAGCAACGGCTATGGGCGAATACTTCCGTGACAACAAAGAGCACGCGCTGATTATCTACGATGATCTGACTAAGCACGCCGTGGCATATCGCCAGATGTCACTCTTGCTCCGTCGCCCACCAGGACGCGAGGCGTTCCCTGGTGACGTGTTCTATCTACACTCTCGTCTGCTCGAGCGCTCAGCCAAACTCACCGACGAACTCGGTGCAGGTAGCCTGACTGCGCTGCCTATTATTGAGACACAGGCTGGTGACATCAGCGCGTACGTGCCGACCAACGTCATCTCGATTACCGATGGTCAGATTTTCCTCGAGACGGACTTGTTTAACCAAGGTATTCGCCCAGCAATCTCGGCAGGTCTCTCGGTTTCGCGAGTTGGTGGTGACGCCCAGACGAAATCAGTCAAATCAGTCGGTTCGCACCTCAAACTTGGTCTTTCACAGTTCCGCGAGCTCGCGTCATTTGCGCAGTTTGGTAGCGACCTCGACGAAGCAACCAAGAATCAGATCGAAAAAGGTCAACGCCTGACCGAGCTGCTCAAGCAGCATCAATATCAGCCTGCGAGCGTGTGGGAGCAAACGGCCAGTATTTACGCTGTGTCTGAAGGTGCATTCGACAAAGTACCAGTGGCGAAAATCAAAGAAGTGCAGACCGCCCTGCTCACTCGCCTGTGGACCGACCACAAAAAGGACATGCAGGAACTCACCAAAGGTGACGAAAAAATCTCTGGTGATAGCAAGTTTGCTAAGCTGATCCTGAAAACCGCGACGACTGTAGCGAAGGGATTTGAGGATTAA
- a CDS encoding F0F1 ATP synthase subunit A, producing the protein MQDLHISIAAEPIFYIGSFPVTNALVNGIVGSAIVVLILWYVAGKVRKGQYNRFTGLVQWVFEGLLAQIDAVIPDKKLARKITPLACTIFFVVLINYWLSVLPGLESIKVNGVPLLRSLTADLNFTLALAIITIITVQIYAVKYLGVFGNGARYFRNPFKDFVGAFEGILELIGELSRGTALALRLFGNAFAGEVLLIVIAALTSYAASVTLPFFMAFELFIGFIQAYVFFILTLIFTSLAVSHEHSDGHSTNTTSLDHSSADTSKTAAQLE; encoded by the coding sequence ATGCAAGATTTACATATCAGTATCGCTGCCGAGCCGATTTTCTACATCGGCAGCTTCCCTGTCACCAACGCCCTTGTCAACGGTATTGTCGGCAGCGCTATCGTCGTGCTCATACTCTGGTACGTGGCGGGCAAAGTCCGCAAGGGACAGTACAATCGTTTCACCGGGCTCGTGCAGTGGGTGTTCGAGGGCCTGTTGGCGCAGATCGACGCGGTCATCCCAGACAAGAAGCTGGCACGCAAAATCACACCGCTCGCATGTACTATCTTCTTTGTCGTCCTTATCAATTACTGGCTCAGCGTATTACCGGGTCTAGAATCGATCAAAGTCAACGGCGTACCACTTTTGCGTAGTCTCACGGCCGATCTCAACTTCACCCTGGCTCTGGCAATCATCACTATTATTACTGTGCAGATTTACGCCGTCAAATATCTCGGTGTGTTTGGCAATGGCGCTCGCTATTTTCGCAATCCTTTCAAAGATTTCGTGGGTGCGTTTGAAGGTATTCTGGAACTTATCGGCGAGTTGTCGCGCGGTACAGCGCTTGCGCTTCGACTTTTTGGCAACGCGTTTGCGGGCGAAGTGTTGCTTATCGTCATCGCGGCACTTACTAGCTATGCAGCTAGCGTGACGCTCCCCTTCTTCATGGCATTCGAGCTGTTCATCGGATTCATCCAGGCGTATGTGTTCTTTATCCTCACGCTCATCTTCACTTCACTGGCGGTTAGTCACGAACATTCAGATGGCCACTCCACCAATACCACTTCTCTTGATCATTCATCTGCTGATACGTCCAAAACGGCTGCACAGCTGGAATGA
- a CDS encoding cadmium-containing carbonic anhydrase has translation MRDGDPMVYAANDETERKPSNVLYVDFRVGEAATGGIEGSEEQIDTVLEFVKGTPEAYAVCEKPVVCKCIDGRSAEVATEGPNAAGGTFGVAAAIDLARPEGVAPASHAETLQHVISTHKREDHDVGGHTDTHASGDNCGCGAVDRVEEIYTKITDQGEKIRELAEAIYGEPIDNATHARILSNAQSHTEFDTGAKIRKTFEASMSQPGSDTLMENLEGSHNEKIALINVVPSTTLSRQDMQKVLGNDLQAFNVDAWAFEKTAASVAASSEDARAIHIAMLYYNVATALTLCGPNMRIVVRSEQSVPEEARAA, from the coding sequence ATGCGAGACGGAGATCCAATGGTATACGCTGCAAATGATGAAACCGAGAGAAAACCATCAAATGTACTATATGTAGACTTTCGAGTCGGAGAAGCTGCGACTGGTGGTATCGAAGGTTCAGAAGAGCAGATCGATACAGTGCTAGAGTTTGTAAAAGGTACGCCGGAAGCATACGCGGTGTGCGAGAAGCCTGTGGTCTGTAAATGTATCGACGGGCGAAGCGCAGAGGTAGCTACCGAAGGCCCAAACGCAGCGGGTGGGACTTTTGGCGTTGCAGCCGCAATCGATTTGGCGCGTCCAGAAGGAGTAGCGCCCGCTTCTCACGCGGAGACTTTACAGCATGTTATCTCGACACATAAGCGTGAAGATCATGATGTTGGTGGGCATACAGATACCCATGCGTCGGGTGATAATTGTGGCTGTGGTGCCGTAGATAGGGTTGAAGAGATTTACACTAAGATTACCGACCAAGGAGAAAAGATTCGTGAACTTGCCGAAGCTATCTACGGTGAGCCGATCGACAATGCGACACATGCTCGCATACTGAGTAACGCTCAAAGCCACACGGAATTTGATACTGGGGCAAAGATTCGTAAGACATTTGAGGCGTCTATGAGCCAGCCTGGCTCAGATACTCTCATGGAAAATCTCGAGGGTAGCCATAACGAGAAAATCGCATTGATTAACGTAGTTCCTAGCACGACGCTTAGCCGTCAAGATATGCAGAAGGTTTTGGGCAATGATCTTCAGGCCTTTAACGTTGATGCGTGGGCATTTGAAAAAACAGCCGCAAGTGTTGCAGCAAGTTCAGAAGACGCCCGCGCTATTCATATCGCGATGTTGTATTACAACGTGGCAACTGCGTTGACGCTCTGTGGTCCGAACATGCGCATTGTTGTACGTAGTGAGCAGTCTGTACCAGAAGAAGCGCGCGCAGCCTAA
- the atpC gene encoding ATP synthase F1 subunit epsilon — MNFQLVTLLGVKVDADVYEVILPTKDGEIAVFPGHEPLVSIAVPGAIAVRHTKGDTDEKLEYFAISGGVVEVSPESLKVLVDEADHGDDIVEAESKAALERALKMQGEAKNQVELEKASALVDRHAVRLKVSDLRRRHRR, encoded by the coding sequence ATGAATTTCCAGCTTGTCACTCTCCTAGGCGTTAAAGTAGATGCCGACGTATACGAAGTAATCCTACCGACTAAAGATGGAGAAATTGCCGTGTTTCCAGGGCACGAACCACTCGTAAGCATTGCAGTGCCAGGTGCAATTGCCGTGCGCCATACCAAGGGCGATACTGACGAAAAGCTAGAATACTTTGCCATCAGTGGTGGTGTAGTTGAGGTTTCGCCGGAATCGCTGAAAGTCTTGGTCGACGAGGCTGACCACGGCGATGATATCGTAGAAGCTGAATCAAAAGCAGCGCTTGAACGTGCGCTCAAGATGCAGGGTGAGGCTAAAAATCAAGTCGAACTCGAAAAAGCCTCGGCATTGGTAGACCGCCATGCAGTTCGCTTGAAAGTCTCCGATCTTCGCCGTCGACACCGTCGCTAA
- a CDS encoding F0F1 ATP synthase subunit delta gives MAKLSRRKIAELWAEELLKGRDITGNIAAYLVTERRVDETDLIVRDTESALAARGVVVADLTSANGLSSESRAAIEKFLIVSMNAKKVAFREATDPSVIAGVRVETAGQQLDATLRTRLNQLKASKI, from the coding sequence ATGGCAAAACTGAGTCGTCGTAAAATCGCCGAGCTATGGGCAGAGGAGCTGTTAAAAGGCCGGGATATTACCGGCAATATCGCCGCGTATCTTGTGACTGAACGTCGCGTGGACGAGACCGATTTGATCGTCCGCGACACCGAATCTGCTCTAGCGGCTCGCGGTGTCGTCGTGGCAGATTTGACAAGCGCTAACGGCCTAAGCAGCGAATCACGCGCCGCAATCGAGAAATTCTTGATCGTCAGCATGAACGCAAAGAAAGTCGCCTTCCGAGAAGCTACCGACCCTAGTGTGATCGCTGGTGTCCGTGTCGAAACGGCCGGTCAGCAGCTTGATGCAACTCTGCGTACACGACTCAACCAATTGAAAGCAAGCAAGATATAG
- the atpF gene encoding F0F1 ATP synthase subunit B: protein MELLTQFAAAETGANQDIFSTLGIHWELLVLQIVAFIILVWALGKWVYPWLMKSVDERQAKIEESVKAAEEAEKKAESAQEDIQNLLKEARKEAKEIVATAKDEAVAMVEASDAKAKARAEKIVADAHDTIEKDVIAARKALHNDTIDLVALATEKVVGNLADAKLDRKVIDAAVKEAR from the coding sequence ATGGAACTATTAACACAATTCGCTGCTGCGGAGACTGGTGCAAATCAGGATATATTCTCGACGCTTGGTATTCACTGGGAGCTACTAGTGTTGCAGATCGTCGCGTTTATCATCTTGGTGTGGGCCCTGGGCAAATGGGTCTACCCGTGGCTCATGAAGTCTGTCGATGAGCGCCAGGCCAAGATCGAAGAAAGTGTCAAAGCAGCCGAAGAAGCCGAGAAAAAGGCCGAATCTGCACAGGAAGACATTCAGAATCTTTTGAAAGAAGCCCGCAAAGAAGCCAAAGAAATCGTCGCAACTGCCAAAGATGAAGCGGTAGCCATGGTAGAGGCCAGCGACGCGAAGGCAAAGGCTCGTGCCGAGAAAATCGTGGCCGATGCACACGATACCATCGAAAAAGACGTAATCGCCGCCCGCAAGGCGCTTCATAACGATACGATCGATCTGGTGGCACTGGCGACCGAAAAAGTCGTTGGTAACTTGGCAGATGCCAAGTTAGACCGCAAGGTTATCGACGCGGCCGTCAAGGAGGCTCGCTAG
- a CDS encoding type II secretion system protein codes for MQSRGQAGFTIVELLIVIVVIGILAAITIVAYNGIQQRANNTAKYEAATNYEKSIQLYVTENNMYPAMGAGSVCLGQGYTIRGADTVGSCGGSDYTTKEDATFNTAIRTVLSRIPEGNNKVVTKEGGVTFVGITLTNWSGFTVDGQPNPYVMQFVLEGSNQDCKVPGLVQMIDGTWGNFTPASSQKNTFYDAMSTTCVVALPNPS; via the coding sequence ATGCAAAGTAGGGGGCAGGCCGGGTTTACAATCGTTGAGTTATTAATCGTAATCGTGGTAATAGGCATCCTCGCAGCTATCACGATAGTGGCATACAACGGTATTCAGCAACGAGCCAATAATACTGCCAAATACGAAGCCGCCACCAACTACGAAAAATCAATCCAGCTATATGTTACCGAAAACAATATGTATCCTGCTATGGGTGCTGGCAGCGTATGTCTCGGCCAAGGTTATACAATCCGGGGGGCCGATACGGTCGGCTCGTGCGGCGGGTCCGACTATACGACGAAAGAAGACGCCACTTTCAATACAGCCATACGCACGGTCCTCTCACGTATCCCAGAGGGAAATAACAAAGTAGTCACTAAGGAGGGTGGCGTAACGTTCGTCGGCATCACCCTCACGAACTGGTCGGGGTTCACGGTGGATGGACAGCCGAATCCCTATGTGATGCAATTCGTACTCGAAGGCAGCAACCAGGACTGCAAAGTCCCTGGCCTTGTGCAGATGATAGACGGTACCTGGGGTAATTTTACGCCTGCAAGTTCACAAAAAAATACTTTCTATGATGCCATGAGCACAACCTGCGTCGTGGCACTTCCAAACCCTAGTTAG
- a CDS encoding SGNH/GDSL hydrolase family protein, with product MDMPIVHYYGFLYNQHIQHKRNDKVARLPIAGSDSGVWGDILNGYLLQAHKQDGTLKDGSVGETQLAEPVQTKLNNPPNALLLSGDQTVDGDKTFQDVVRAKVFVLDNTVDSTMNSRLILGGGPYPGIAIDGGPGTQPSVQFASDPSVGSMVLRYVGPTGGSFSVFSSFTATTSAFSIDQNELATFSGAVTAPALKLTGGSPAAGKILTSDSAGNATWQPPLAQQATATLGSLFDPIIGTFPVSEIVQDSYDNDNLDTSNYGGITGTLWNSNRINTQAMKLVANNSTNPAAGCTNMPNGRTVGSCFDFEFEFTGDKLALMFAAFGYFDTQIYVENQGQMTRLKAFPMAGNHNGIVFRNIRFASYETRRIRVLAPYIYFYQIVHEPNAIVNRTPDRPMIAITGDSYVDGSTAYNSGSAQTYSVGGTVDAILEATGFAVIRLGQGGTGYFNNATGNASDAMGPNNSSRFFSASRLAAIQAFGTGKIAALIVNGTINDGELSGGMAGMKARALEGYGALNAWDPAISIVAVTPEPLNNPTAGNVHDLNRQGLIQAISSHPQGIGYIDVYNPDQPLWTGTGTEAAQGADPQTKLIGHDGVHPNWAGYRLYGGHIAANIAHMKLYSE from the coding sequence ATGGATATGCCTATTGTGCACTACTATGGTTTTTTGTACAATCAGCATATACAGCATAAGAGGAATGATAAAGTGGCTCGACTACCGATTGCGGGCAGTGACAGCGGAGTATGGGGTGACATACTTAATGGGTACTTGCTTCAGGCCCATAAACAAGATGGCACGCTCAAAGATGGCTCTGTAGGTGAGACACAACTCGCCGAACCTGTACAGACTAAACTGAATAATCCACCAAATGCACTTCTCCTAAGTGGCGACCAAACGGTTGACGGTGACAAGACATTTCAAGATGTTGTACGAGCAAAAGTATTTGTGCTCGATAATACAGTTGATTCCACCATGAATTCACGTCTTATATTGGGAGGTGGTCCATATCCGGGTATAGCTATAGATGGTGGGCCTGGTACCCAGCCTAGCGTACAGTTCGCAAGCGATCCAAGTGTAGGCAGTATGGTACTGAGATATGTTGGACCAACTGGCGGCTCTTTTTCTGTCTTTTCCTCGTTTACCGCTACTACAAGTGCGTTTTCTATCGACCAAAACGAACTAGCGACATTTTCTGGCGCAGTCACTGCTCCAGCACTCAAACTTACAGGCGGATCGCCTGCAGCTGGAAAAATTCTTACATCTGACTCAGCTGGCAACGCCACCTGGCAGCCTCCATTGGCACAGCAAGCTACAGCAACACTGGGTAGTTTGTTTGATCCTATCATTGGGACTTTTCCGGTCTCTGAAATTGTGCAGGATAGTTACGATAACGATAATCTCGACACGAGTAATTATGGTGGTATCACTGGCACACTCTGGAATTCAAATCGCATTAACACCCAAGCGATGAAACTAGTCGCCAACAACTCCACTAATCCTGCCGCGGGCTGTACGAACATGCCAAACGGTCGTACGGTGGGATCATGTTTCGATTTTGAGTTTGAGTTTACAGGAGACAAGCTGGCACTGATGTTTGCGGCATTCGGATATTTCGACACCCAGATATATGTGGAGAACCAGGGTCAAATGACAAGACTCAAGGCCTTCCCTATGGCGGGGAATCATAATGGTATTGTATTTCGCAATATCCGTTTCGCGTCGTATGAGACTCGGCGCATCCGCGTGCTCGCGCCGTACATTTATTTCTATCAGATCGTACATGAGCCAAATGCTATAGTGAATCGTACTCCAGATCGACCAATGATTGCTATTACGGGCGACTCGTATGTCGATGGCTCGACTGCATATAATTCTGGTAGCGCACAAACATATTCGGTCGGCGGTACTGTAGATGCAATCTTAGAGGCGACAGGGTTTGCCGTGATTCGACTAGGCCAGGGAGGTACAGGGTATTTCAACAATGCTACCGGTAATGCGTCCGATGCGATGGGGCCGAATAACTCCTCACGTTTCTTCTCGGCCAGCCGTCTAGCTGCTATTCAAGCATTCGGTACGGGTAAAATTGCTGCACTGATTGTCAATGGCACGATCAACGATGGCGAGCTCTCTGGTGGTATGGCTGGTATGAAAGCTCGAGCACTCGAGGGCTACGGTGCATTGAATGCATGGGATCCTGCAATTTCAATCGTCGCGGTTACACCGGAACCTCTCAACAACCCAACTGCGGGCAACGTACATGATCTTAATCGTCAGGGGCTCATACAGGCTATTAGTAGCCACCCGCAAGGCATCGGTTATATCGATGTATACAACCCAGATCAACCCCTTTGGACTGGTACTGGCACCGAGGCTGCACAAGGCGCTGATCCACAGACGAAGCTAATAGGTCATGATGGTGTACATCCAAACTGGGCTGGCTATCGCCTGTATGGGGGTCATATTGCGGCAAATATTGCACACATGAAACTTTATAGTGAATAA
- a CDS encoding AtpZ/AtpI family protein, whose amino-acid sequence MSTSSDKSGDSPTPPPKNADASTVILLLGIAGDTTWRMFVPVIGGTALGIWGDHSFDSKPWLTVIGLAVGVVVAGLLVRNQLRKDVSK is encoded by the coding sequence ATGAGCACCTCATCAGACAAATCGGGTGATTCACCAACACCGCCGCCGAAGAATGCAGATGCCTCGACGGTTATTTTATTGCTCGGCATCGCTGGTGATACCACCTGGCGCATGTTTGTGCCGGTTATCGGTGGTACGGCGCTTGGTATCTGGGGTGACCACAGTTTCGACAGCAAGCCATGGCTGACTGTCATAGGTCTCGCCGTCGGAGTTGTCGTGGCTGGTTTGCTCGTCCGTAATCAACTTAGAAAAGACGTATCTAAATAA
- the atpG gene encoding ATP synthase F1 subunit gamma, which translates to MPSTRALKTRIRSVKSTKQITKAMQLVAASKMRKAQEAEAASAPYTRTANEILTHLANQGVTDRHPLYEVREIKSRLLIVVATDKGLAGAYDANVLKLYTRQLIEDDRSNVKNQTIAIGRRASRFVSKLKDTQVAAVYQDLADDPAGSQLRAIVDMAIEKFEAGDVDAVDVVFTEYISSVNQQAITQRILPAGYEAVEVGENVREAEFEPSQEEVLQAVTYRLIEAQVYHALLTARASEYIMRMMAMKNATDNATDLIDDLTLAMNKARQAAITQELAEISGGVEALNE; encoded by the coding sequence ATGCCTAGCACCCGCGCCCTCAAAACCCGTATCCGTTCGGTCAAAAGCACTAAGCAGATTACGAAGGCTATGCAGCTTGTGGCTGCGAGCAAGATGCGCAAAGCACAAGAGGCTGAAGCCGCATCCGCACCCTACACTCGCACGGCCAACGAGATTTTGACGCACCTAGCTAACCAAGGTGTGACCGATCGTCATCCGCTGTATGAAGTACGCGAAATTAAATCTCGCTTGCTTATCGTGGTCGCGACCGACAAAGGTCTGGCCGGCGCCTACGATGCGAATGTGCTCAAGCTCTACACTAGGCAGTTGATCGAAGACGATCGGAGCAATGTAAAGAACCAGACTATCGCTATCGGCCGCCGTGCGAGTCGCTTTGTGAGTAAGCTCAAGGACACACAGGTGGCGGCGGTCTACCAAGATTTGGCCGACGACCCTGCCGGTAGTCAGCTCCGTGCGATCGTCGATATGGCAATCGAGAAATTCGAGGCTGGCGATGTGGATGCAGTGGATGTGGTATTTACCGAATATATCTCGAGCGTCAACCAGCAAGCTATCACGCAGCGTATTTTGCCTGCTGGTTACGAAGCGGTGGAGGTGGGCGAAAACGTCCGCGAAGCCGAGTTTGAGCCAAGCCAAGAGGAGGTATTGCAGGCAGTCACCTACCGCCTGATCGAAGCACAGGTGTATCACGCGCTGCTGACTGCCCGCGCCAGTGAGTACATCATGCGCATGATGGCCATGAAAAATGCTACTGACAACGCCACCGACTTGATCGATGATCTGACACTTGCCATGAACAAAGCGCGTCAGGCAGCGATTACGCAGGAACTTGCCGAAATTAGCGGTGGTGTAGAGGCGTTAAATGAGTAG
- a CDS encoding H(+)-transporting ATPase, producing the protein MEQLAFGLAYALPALGAAIGIGIIGGGALNALGRNPEKLSEIRTLMITAIVFADSLAIIGIIVAIIAKFL; encoded by the coding sequence ATGGAACAACTAGCATTCGGTCTCGCCTACGCCCTCCCTGCCTTGGGTGCTGCAATCGGTATCGGTATCATTGGCGGCGGCGCGCTCAACGCACTTGGTCGCAATCCAGAGAAACTAAGCGAGATCCGCACACTTATGATTACCGCGATTGTGTTCGCCGACTCACTCGCTATCATCGGTATCATTGTCGCTATCATTGCGAAATTCCTATAA